The proteins below come from a single Thermodesulfovibrionales bacterium genomic window:
- a CDS encoding response regulator — translation MTNKELTILQVEDDPNLAWLVRMAFQDFGFLGETMVAGSVRKALNLLNERERKRQPLSLIISDIGLPDGSGLDLIREVKTNPYWRTTPVIVLSGKRDPAVINAAYALGANSYLPKDPRESNLLCLLESFYKCWLENVQLPQNAARDRVQEALDRATGLRARTSEFYLNLARGSAEESEIKFWLDRALVEGNLSNLLAFFRDKLTEEDFPPSVIDRVVSVQVQVTDALMRAEKRLKEIPAPGSELLYQWVLELMDSLDEEVFIDALACLFPKSPVVATALRARAAAQFKALALHILESTRREELCQKAVSLRNRSRRLEEAEG, via the coding sequence CGTCCGCATGGCCTTTCAGGATTTCGGGTTTCTCGGCGAGACGATGGTAGCCGGAAGTGTCAGGAAGGCGTTGAATCTTCTCAATGAGAGGGAGCGTAAACGGCAGCCTCTCAGTCTGATCATCTCCGACATCGGGCTCCCTGACGGGAGCGGACTCGATCTGATCCGCGAGGTAAAGACAAATCCTTACTGGCGAACGACACCGGTTATTGTCCTTTCCGGTAAAAGGGACCCTGCGGTGATCAACGCCGCTTACGCGCTTGGTGCAAACAGTTATCTGCCCAAAGACCCGCGGGAAAGTAACCTGCTCTGCTTATTGGAGAGTTTTTACAAATGCTGGCTGGAGAATGTGCAGCTTCCTCAGAACGCCGCCAGAGACCGGGTCCAGGAAGCCCTGGACAGGGCAACCGGACTCAGGGCCAGGACTTCAGAATTTTACCTTAACCTTGCCCGGGGGTCCGCGGAAGAGTCCGAAATAAAGTTCTGGCTCGATCGTGCATTGGTAGAGGGGAACCTTTCAAACCTGCTTGCCTTTTTCCGTGATAAGCTTACCGAAGAGGATTTTCCCCCCAGTGTTATAGACCGCGTGGTCAGTGTTCAGGTTCAGGTAACCGATGCATTAATGAGGGCAGAGAAGCGGCTGAAAGAGATACCCGCACCTGGATCTGAGCTTCTCTACCAGTGGGTCCTTGAACTTATGGATTCCCTTGATGAGGAGGTCTTCATCGACGCGCTTGCCTGCCTCTTCCCCAAGAGCCCTGTCGTCGCGACGGCCCTGAGGGCACGTGCGGCCGCTCAGTTCAAGGCGTTGGCGTTGCATATTCTCGAGAGCACCCGGCGCGAAGAGCTTTGTCAAAAAGCGGTATCATTGCGTAACAGGTCGCGCCGGCTCGAGGAAGCAGAAGGATGA